ACATCTATTAAAATTGCACTCACTTACACAATTTATACACTTGCACATTTTACATTTGTCTAACTTATTTATAGACTCTCTTTTATCTCTAGTTAAATAAGATTGTATTTCATCTTCTATATCATTTTTCTTTTTAAACAACTTAGAGAATATATTTTTATCTTCATTTTTTTCTTCTTTTTCCAAGTCATTTAAAAAAGCTATATACCCTGATAAATCATCTAACTTTCTTATAAAAATTCTTTTTCTTAATTCTTCATCGCTTAACATTTGCTTTAAATCATTTGCTGCAAATACTAAGTCTGTGTACATTTTATCGTATTTTTTCTTTTCATTTAAAATTCTTTCGTCCATACTATACCTCCTAAAAAAATTAACAAATTAAATATTAATATAACTATATTCTATAAGTTATCCACAAATATTAGTTAAATATAATTCCCTAAGCGTAAAAATAAGGTAGATAGCTTTTAACCATCTACCTTTAGTAGTTTATCTATTTATCCATTTCTCTTTTTATTCTCTCTAGTTCATCTTCAACTTTAGAATCAACCACTGGTGAATCATTTATATACTCGTCAAGCATATCATCTTCGCTCTTTGTCTTCATAGTTTCTAAAGCTTTGCCATAACTTTCTTTTTCTTGAACTTTCTTTTCAAGATCATCTAAGTTTATACCATGATCATCACTTAATCCCGATAAAGTTTCATTGATCTCATTGTTTATTTCTGCCACATCAAGTCTAGTAGCTAATTCTTGTTTTTTAGACTTCATTTTAGATATTTCAAGCTCTAGTTCTTCAATTTTGAATTTTATTTCTTGTATTTTCTTATCTTGAGCTTCTATTCTAGATATAGTTTGATTTAATTTTTCTTGCATTTCTAGTTTTTGTTTTACAAAACCTTGAGCTTTTTCATTATCTTCTTTTAACAATGCCGCTTTTGTAGCTTGCTCGTATTTTTCTATTTTCTCTTCTAATGATTTTTTTTCATTTCTTATATTATCTACTGATGCTATAAAATTTGCACATTGTTTTTTTGCATCTTGAAGTAATTTCTCTTTCTTCGTTATTGATAAATCTAACATTTCTATTGGATCTTCATGCTTTTCTATAGCTTTATTTGCCTTAGCTTCTACAACATTTTTTAATCTTTTAAAAAATCCCATTTAGATAGTCATCTCCATTCATATTTTTATATATTTACATTTAATATACAATTTGATTTTTAATATTAATATATATAATAGCATAAATACTATATTTTTCTATAATTATTTATATTTGTTACCATTTGTTATTTTTTACTTATTATTTTTTTTAAATTTTCTATTTCTTTATCTTTTTTCTTTAACTTCTCTTCATATTCTACTTTTACATCTTCTATACTTTTATTTAATACATTAATCAATGATGCCATTTCATCTGAACTACCTGCTATTCTATTCAATAACATCAAGTTTTGTGCTAGGACATCGGGAATCTGTTTGTGAGAGTATCTAAGTTGATGATCTATTTCCCCATACCCTTCTTCAAAAATAGTTCTTACCTGTATTTCTGCAATTATTTTCTGTGTTGTTGGGTACGACTCTATTATATAATGTACTGATCTATACCCTGATAATCTTGAACATACTTCAATTCCTAGTTCTTCGAATTTTTTTGTGTTATCACCTTCTCTAACATTAGAAACAATTTCTAACACTTTCCACATCCTAGTAATAAAACTATGTATTTCTTCCCAATCTTCTTTAAATATATGTATTACTCTTATTCCCAATAAATCAGTTATTTCATTTTTATAATTATTTACAGTAAAATTAAAATCACTTCCATATTTTGATCTTCTATCTTCTATTTTTCTTATTATTTTTTCAATTAAATGTTCAGGATCCTTAACTCTAGTCTTTACTGAGTGAACTTTCGGATGACTTCTTAATATAGTAGCTATTAACTCCGCTTGTGTTTCATAACTTTTTCTATGCATCATAAAGTCTTCATAAATATACTCAATTTCATTCCAATCTATACTATTTTTTATTAACTCTTTATCTGTTATTTGATATTTCTCCAGGAATTCATCTTTTCTTAACATTATGCTCCCTCTCTTTTGA
The nucleotide sequence above comes from Paraclostridium bifermentans. Encoded proteins:
- a CDS encoding PspA/IM30 family protein, encoding MGFFKRLKNVVEAKANKAIEKHEDPIEMLDLSITKKEKLLQDAKKQCANFIASVDNIRNEKKSLEEKIEKYEQATKAALLKEDNEKAQGFVKQKLEMQEKLNQTISRIEAQDKKIQEIKFKIEELELEISKMKSKKQELATRLDVAEINNEINETLSGLSDDHGINLDDLEKKVQEKESYGKALETMKTKSEDDMLDEYINDSPVVDSKVEDELERIKREMDK
- a CDS encoding RelA/SpoT domain-containing protein, with the translated sequence MLRKDEFLEKYQITDKELIKNSIDWNEIEYIYEDFMMHRKSYETQAELIATILRSHPKVHSVKTRVKDPEHLIEKIIRKIEDRRSKYGSDFNFTVNNYKNEITDLLGIRVIHIFKEDWEEIHSFITRMWKVLEIVSNVREGDNTKKFEELGIEVCSRLSGYRSVHYIIESYPTTQKIIAEIQVRTIFEEGYGEIDHQLRYSHKQIPDVLAQNLMLLNRIAGSSDEMASLINVLNKSIEDVKVEYEEKLKKKDKEIENLKKIISKK